One genomic segment of Helianthus annuus cultivar XRQ/B chromosome 14, HanXRQr2.0-SUNRISE, whole genome shotgun sequence includes these proteins:
- the LOC110904500 gene encoding uncharacterized protein LOC110904500, with amino-acid sequence MDSSSGSEFDYLFKLLMIRDSCFEACCFSLSLDGPVVTALGFGDELGVVTHSSPSLPLNEQMLTFDILNLPQKRTKYKYNKQVFDQKASSMIENMLDLVLVQIMVGFNLSHM; translated from the exons ATGGATTCTTCTTCGGGATCAGAATTTGATTATTTGTTCAAGTTATTGATGATTCGGGATTCATGCTTTG AGGCATGTTGTTTCTCACTTTCTCTTGATGGACCAGTGGTGACTGCATTAGGCTTTGGGGATGAGCTTGGAGTTGTCACACACTCTTCTCCATCCCTCCCTTTGAATGAGCAAATGCTAACGTTTGATATTCTTAACCTCCCTCAAAAG AGAACGAAGTATAAATACAATAAACAAGTTTTTGACCAGAAAGCAAGTTCGATGATCGAAAATATGTTGGATCTGGTGCTTGTCCAAATCATGGTGGGATTCAATTTGTCACATATGTAA